TCGTCGCAACAATGCAGCGCACCCAATTGAAGTGGTGGGTACTAAACTGCGTTCAATGATGCCTTGGATCAAGAAAATTGTAGACAAGAGCAAAAATTGATAGCTGTTGAAGCGAAGCGCGGCTTAGGCCGCGTTTTGTTTTTGTAGCGTATTTTTTTAAAAGTTTAGAAAGGTAGTCCGTATGTCAAAGGATCAGCAGAATTCAGCCGGTATCGCCGAAGAAGATGGTGGTGTGCTTCCTGTGGGTGAGCATGTGGAAGAAGTTGCGGGTGCCGATGGAAAAAAAGTTCGCCATCGCGGCATTTATTTGCTGCCAAATTTGTTCACTACAATGGCTCTCTTTTGTGGTTATTACGCGGTGATTGCCGGTATGCAGCATCGTTTTGATAACGCAGCTATCGCCATTTTTGTCGCAATGATTTTTGACGGCTTGGATGGGCGCGTTGCGCGTCTCACCAATACGCAAAGCGCATTTGGTGTGCAGTACGACAGTCTGTCTGACATGGTGTCTTTCGGTGTGGCGCCCGGTTTGGTGATGTTTAACTGGGCGCTGGTGAATGTAGGTAAATTTGGCTGGTCGGCAGCATTTTTGTATTGCGCATGTGCGGCTTTGCGCCTTGCTCGGTTTAATACACAGGTTGAGACGGCGGATAAGCGCTACTTCACAGGCTTGGCCAGTCCGGCTGCTGCTGCCGTTATAGCGGGAACTGTGTGGTTGGGTAGCAATACGCAGATTGAGCCGGGCTTAGTGCCTGTTTTGTTAACAGTGTTGACTGCAGTGACCGGGCTATTGATGGTGACTAATCTGCGTTACTACAGTTTTAAAGGAATTGATTTCAAAGGTCGCGTGCCTTTGGTGTATTTATTGGCGGTTCCTTTGATCATTATGGTGTTGGCTTGGCACACTGAGCTGATGGTGTTGAGTTTGGCGGTAATCTACGCGCTATCTGGCCCTGTT
The DNA window shown above is from Cellvibrionales bacterium and carries:
- the pssA gene encoding CDP-diacylglycerol--serine O-phosphatidyltransferase, giving the protein MSKDQQNSAGIAEEDGGVLPVGEHVEEVAGADGKKVRHRGIYLLPNLFTTMALFCGYYAVIAGMQHRFDNAAIAIFVAMIFDGLDGRVARLTNTQSAFGVQYDSLSDMVSFGVAPGLVMFNWALVNVGKFGWSAAFLYCACAALRLARFNTQVETADKRYFTGLASPAAAAVIAGTVWLGSNTQIEPGLVPVLLTVLTAVTGLLMVTNLRYYSFKGIDFKGRVPLVYLLAVPLIIMVLAWHTELMVLSLAVIYALSGPVLHWRTRKQVAAEVNSSLESNQ